In Gemmata obscuriglobus, a single genomic region encodes these proteins:
- a CDS encoding GNAT family N-acetyltransferase produces MADAIIDVVGVEELPLIVELYNQIFRPTKTIEAFRRRYLGRHNVLQLVARVKDKPAGFFLGFELKPDVFFAWFYGVVPDGRRMGIGSQLMEAAQSWAAQHAYESIRLECHNAHRPMLHLAIELGYDIIGLRWDADRGDNLIMFEKNLTGGR; encoded by the coding sequence ATGGCGGACGCGATCATCGACGTGGTGGGCGTGGAAGAGCTGCCGCTCATCGTCGAGCTGTACAACCAGATCTTCCGGCCCACGAAGACCATCGAAGCGTTCCGCCGCCGGTACCTGGGGCGGCACAACGTGCTGCAACTGGTCGCGCGGGTGAAGGACAAGCCGGCGGGCTTCTTCCTCGGGTTCGAGCTGAAGCCCGACGTGTTCTTCGCCTGGTTCTACGGCGTGGTGCCGGACGGCCGCCGCATGGGGATCGGGTCGCAACTCATGGAGGCGGCGCAGAGCTGGGCCGCGCAGCACGCGTACGAGTCGATCCGGCTGGAGTGCCACAACGCGCACCGCCCGATGCTCCACCTCGCCATCGAACTCGGGTACGACATCATAGGCCTCCGCTGGGACGCCGACCGCGGCGACAACCTCATCATGTTCGAGAAGAACCTGACCGGCGGGCGCTGA
- the yajC gene encoding preprotein translocase subunit YajC has product MTSLLLFAQEGAAPQSPGLMPLFVLGMVVLFLMVVVFPAQRRQKKEQDKLVATLKRGTKVLTNAGIVATVVSATDGEDEIVIRSEDTKLRIKRNVVVQVLGSDEAAKS; this is encoded by the coding sequence ATGACGTCGTTGCTTCTGTTCGCCCAAGAGGGAGCGGCCCCGCAGTCGCCCGGCCTGATGCCGCTGTTCGTCCTCGGCATGGTGGTACTGTTCCTCATGGTGGTCGTGTTCCCCGCCCAGCGGCGGCAGAAGAAGGAACAGGACAAACTGGTCGCCACGCTCAAGCGGGGGACCAAGGTGCTGACCAACGCGGGCATCGTCGCCACCGTCGTGTCCGCGACGGACGGCGAGGACGAGATCGTGATCCGCTCCGAAGACACCAAGCTGCGGATCAAGCGGAACGTGGTCGTCCAGGTCCTCGGATCGGACGAGGCGGCCAAGTCGTAG
- the tgt gene encoding tRNA guanosine(34) transglycosylase Tgt produces the protein MAISFTLHATDGAARAGTVHTPHGDVSTPAFMPVGTQGTVKGLTPEMVRDAGAHILLGNTYHLALRPGDEIVRDLGGLHTFMNWNRPILTDSGGFQVFSLAGQVKITDHGAKFKSHIDGSPLELTPERAVEIQQNLGSDIAMVLDECPPADGAPEVIRRAVTRSIKWAERCKRHHSRPDQAQFAIVQGGLNLDLRAECAKELVAMDFPGYALGGFSVGEAPEAMHAALPACAACLPEHKPRYLMGVGRPQDLLAGVASGIDMFDCVMPTRNGRNALAFTDEGPVRLRNAKHRRDPKPLMSGCGCYCCANYSRGYLHHLFAAEEMLGPTLLSLHNISFYLNLMAGARDAIRAGRFAEFRAGCLARWTPAS, from the coding sequence ATGGCAATTTCCTTCACGCTCCACGCCACCGACGGCGCCGCCCGCGCCGGGACGGTCCACACCCCGCACGGCGACGTGTCCACGCCCGCGTTCATGCCGGTTGGCACGCAGGGCACCGTCAAGGGGCTCACCCCGGAGATGGTCCGCGACGCCGGCGCGCACATCCTCCTCGGGAACACCTACCACCTCGCGCTGCGCCCGGGCGACGAGATCGTGCGCGACCTGGGCGGGCTCCACACGTTCATGAACTGGAACCGCCCGATCCTCACGGACTCCGGCGGGTTCCAGGTGTTCAGCCTCGCGGGGCAGGTGAAGATCACCGACCACGGGGCGAAGTTCAAATCGCACATCGACGGCTCTCCGCTTGAACTCACACCGGAGCGGGCGGTCGAGATCCAGCAGAACCTCGGCTCCGACATCGCGATGGTGCTCGACGAGTGCCCGCCCGCCGACGGCGCGCCCGAGGTCATCCGCCGCGCGGTGACCCGCAGCATCAAGTGGGCGGAGCGGTGCAAGCGGCACCACTCGCGGCCCGATCAGGCGCAGTTCGCCATCGTGCAGGGCGGGCTGAACCTCGACCTGCGCGCCGAGTGCGCGAAAGAGCTGGTGGCGATGGACTTCCCCGGCTACGCCCTCGGCGGCTTCAGCGTCGGGGAGGCGCCCGAGGCGATGCACGCCGCGCTGCCGGCGTGCGCGGCGTGCCTGCCCGAGCACAAACCCCGGTACCTGATGGGGGTGGGGCGGCCACAAGACCTGCTCGCGGGTGTCGCTTCGGGCATCGACATGTTCGACTGCGTGATGCCCACCCGCAACGGGCGCAACGCCCTGGCGTTCACCGACGAGGGACCGGTGCGGTTGCGGAACGCGAAGCACCGGCGAGATCCGAAACCGCTGATGTCCGGTTGCGGCTGTTACTGCTGTGCGAACTACTCGCGGGGTTACCTGCACCACCTGTTCGCCGCCGAGGAGATGCTCGGCCCGACCCTGCTGAGCCTCCATAACATTAGTTTCTACTTGAACTTAATGGCGGGCGCCCGGGACGCCATCCGGGCCGGACGGTTCGCCGAGTTCCGGGCCGGTTGCCTTGCCCGGTGGACTCCCGCTTCCTAG
- a CDS encoding DUF6939 family protein, which translates to MSRVTRFARCVFVPRYHVENLPAGSVVYDVSSYAEPPHCELSPMWVHGGVPVPGAPGETSDTVEGVWQGLKVIRGQTAPRYFRGPGAKRGGKPSGHRFGTRLLGVVEARRLIYVPTYEWVIENRTSPEQIRAFIDAAFAGVTQHFHDVGDNGDPNDATQPLAQAAVLVRYLNRKCAERAAAG; encoded by the coding sequence ATGTCCCGTGTCACCCGTTTCGCCCGGTGCGTGTTCGTGCCGCGGTACCACGTCGAGAACCTGCCCGCGGGCAGCGTGGTGTACGACGTGAGCAGCTACGCAGAGCCCCCGCACTGTGAACTCAGCCCGATGTGGGTTCACGGCGGCGTTCCGGTTCCCGGCGCGCCCGGCGAAACGAGCGACACGGTCGAGGGCGTGTGGCAGGGGCTGAAGGTGATCCGCGGGCAGACCGCGCCGCGGTACTTTCGCGGCCCCGGTGCGAAGCGCGGCGGCAAGCCGTCCGGGCACCGGTTCGGAACGAGACTGCTCGGCGTGGTCGAGGCCCGGCGCCTGATCTACGTCCCGACCTACGAATGGGTGATCGAGAACCGCACCTCGCCCGAACAGATCCGGGCGTTCATCGACGCCGCGTTCGCGGGCGTCACGCAGCACTTCCACGACGTCGGCGATAACGGCGACCCGAACGACGCGACCCAGCCGCTCGCTCAAGCCGCCGTATTGGTACGGTACCTGAACCGGAAGTGCGCCGAGCGCGCGGCGGCCGGCTGA
- the secD gene encoding protein translocase subunit SecD: MQRNFIRGLLVCLIPCLVAAIFVVRPQNYRLGIDLAGGTILVYEINLERTKARKEVQGEAGAAAPAAAPQPGARAEGLSSEDMNTLAAQIKRRIDPTDIKNVTVRPSGNSRVEIILPTGGATTGNRENLSAEGIEEVKRLISQMGVLEFRILANGIDDQAGLIAARQLIEGKSAGELEDRARKGLPPEAPADEFNVDIGESKARVRYVWSEIGPEQRESLGLSNASEGAGGLWGVLAGQRDKPVAVRDNAPADYVNCSMLLFSRKVVSTEQLAKEEADAARIKGENPGKTDAEIEALVNRKKYEYFVLTRVSPEDSLRVGGNDGQITISASAGTDPKSLSPCVEFQFNTAGGQQFTKITRRNKPTGSTTRNLAILLDDRVVSAPTLQSEIGNRGQITGKFDRKSVDRLVQILKSGALSAELREKPVSENTIGPTLGQDTIVRGTTAVGGAFVAVLAFMLVYYRFAGLVACVALFANLLLTIGFMVAVNAAFTLPGLAGLVLTLGMAVDANVLIYERLREERNRGANIATALRNGYERAFLTIIDTHLTSIFTAIVLYTFGNDQLKGFAISLTVGLVISLFTSLYMTRLMFDFWLHKKWLTDLKMMQLFARPNFHPMKMRYIFFPLTAVLTVAGLAVFVVRGEAGLNVDFRGGTVFAGKLKDGEERGLTKTADGKDGFRELLGEEAQKKRLALKAGDDAVIWENRPSGDERVNTWIYTVTYEDGTRATVTLTAKPEGGTDADMREDVRQRAAQLPDVSVEQMFISGQQFEMGKSRYFTIRTTEKQRDLVQTSLNRLLVNEKGDSIMSGATMTPGAIAGPVVTIDFDKPTSRSFTQELFEREFRKVGAGGPDDFSLTGIGEAKEGRFSQMKLDVSRNQALSLIGSAANAPGVDQKARADQLKALQEIVAGAKRAFDATPEPERLEVFDTQLASDTREKAMMAIVASWVAILLYLWFRFGNWTFGLAAVICLVHDLCFTIGAIAVCHYLHMIPGFSHLGIEDFKIDLTTVAALLTLVGYSVNEIIVNFARLREVRGKNPQLTPQMINDSVNQTLSRTILTSMTVFLASIVLYAFGGEGVHLFAFVMVVGVLVSTYSSIFVASPLLLFLGEGRDGTATPDEAAATDKEEGAGATEEEVVEG; the protein is encoded by the coding sequence ATGCAACGGAACTTCATCCGCGGGCTGCTGGTCTGCCTGATACCGTGCCTCGTAGCCGCGATATTCGTAGTGCGGCCCCAGAATTACCGGCTCGGCATCGACCTCGCCGGCGGCACCATCCTCGTCTACGAGATCAACCTCGAGCGCACCAAGGCGCGTAAAGAGGTGCAGGGCGAAGCCGGGGCCGCCGCCCCGGCCGCGGCGCCACAGCCGGGCGCCCGGGCCGAAGGGCTCAGCAGCGAGGACATGAACACCCTTGCCGCCCAGATCAAACGCCGCATCGACCCGACCGACATCAAGAACGTGACGGTCCGCCCGAGCGGCAACAGTCGCGTCGAGATCATCCTCCCGACGGGCGGCGCCACCACCGGCAACCGCGAGAACCTCTCGGCCGAGGGCATTGAAGAGGTGAAGCGGCTCATCTCCCAGATGGGCGTGCTGGAGTTCCGCATCCTCGCCAACGGCATCGACGACCAGGCCGGCCTGATCGCCGCCCGGCAGTTGATCGAGGGCAAGTCCGCCGGCGAACTCGAGGACCGCGCCCGCAAGGGGCTGCCGCCCGAGGCGCCCGCCGACGAGTTCAACGTGGACATCGGCGAGAGCAAGGCCCGCGTCCGCTACGTGTGGTCCGAGATCGGGCCGGAGCAGCGCGAGAGCCTCGGCCTCAGCAACGCCAGCGAGGGCGCCGGCGGGCTGTGGGGCGTCCTCGCCGGCCAGCGCGACAAGCCGGTCGCGGTGCGCGACAACGCCCCGGCCGACTACGTCAACTGCAGCATGCTCCTGTTCAGCCGCAAGGTCGTCAGCACCGAGCAACTCGCCAAGGAAGAAGCGGACGCCGCGCGGATCAAGGGCGAGAACCCGGGTAAGACCGACGCCGAGATCGAGGCCCTGGTGAACCGGAAGAAGTACGAGTACTTCGTGCTCACCCGCGTGTCGCCGGAGGACTCGCTCCGCGTGGGCGGCAACGACGGCCAGATCACGATCAGCGCCAGCGCGGGCACCGACCCGAAGAGCCTCAGCCCGTGCGTCGAGTTCCAGTTCAACACGGCCGGCGGCCAGCAGTTCACCAAGATCACCCGCCGCAACAAGCCCACCGGCAGCACCACCCGCAACCTCGCGATCCTGCTCGACGACCGAGTAGTGTCTGCCCCGACGCTCCAGAGCGAGATCGGCAACCGCGGGCAGATCACCGGCAAGTTCGACCGCAAGAGCGTGGACCGGTTGGTCCAGATCCTCAAGAGCGGGGCGCTGTCGGCCGAGCTGCGTGAGAAGCCGGTGAGCGAGAACACCATCGGGCCGACCCTCGGCCAGGACACGATCGTCCGCGGGACTACCGCGGTCGGCGGGGCGTTCGTCGCGGTGCTCGCGTTCATGCTCGTGTACTACCGGTTCGCCGGGCTGGTCGCGTGCGTCGCGCTGTTCGCCAACCTGCTGCTCACCATCGGGTTCATGGTCGCGGTGAACGCCGCGTTCACGCTCCCCGGGCTCGCCGGGCTGGTGCTCACGCTGGGCATGGCGGTGGACGCCAACGTCCTCATCTACGAGCGGCTCCGCGAGGAGCGGAACCGGGGCGCCAACATCGCCACCGCGCTCCGCAACGGGTACGAGCGGGCGTTCCTCACGATCATCGACACCCACCTGACGAGCATCTTCACCGCGATCGTGCTGTACACCTTCGGCAACGACCAGTTGAAGGGGTTCGCGATCAGCCTCACGGTCGGCCTCGTCATCAGCCTCTTCACGTCGCTGTACATGACCCGGCTGATGTTCGACTTCTGGCTGCATAAGAAGTGGCTGACCGACCTGAAGATGATGCAACTGTTCGCCCGCCCCAACTTCCACCCGATGAAGATGCGGTACATCTTCTTCCCGCTGACCGCGGTGCTGACGGTAGCGGGGCTGGCGGTGTTCGTAGTCCGCGGCGAGGCCGGGCTCAACGTCGACTTCCGCGGCGGCACCGTGTTCGCCGGCAAGCTCAAGGACGGCGAGGAGCGCGGCCTCACGAAGACCGCCGACGGCAAGGACGGGTTCCGCGAGTTGCTCGGCGAAGAGGCCCAGAAGAAGCGGCTCGCGTTGAAGGCCGGTGACGACGCGGTCATCTGGGAGAACCGCCCGAGCGGCGACGAGCGGGTGAACACCTGGATCTACACCGTCACCTACGAGGACGGCACCCGCGCCACGGTGACGCTTACCGCCAAGCCCGAGGGCGGCACGGACGCGGACATGCGTGAGGACGTGCGGCAGCGGGCCGCCCAGCTCCCGGACGTGTCGGTGGAGCAGATGTTCATCTCGGGCCAGCAGTTCGAGATGGGCAAGAGCCGCTACTTCACCATCCGTACCACCGAGAAGCAGCGCGACCTGGTGCAGACCTCGCTGAACCGCCTCCTCGTGAACGAGAAGGGCGACTCGATCATGTCCGGGGCGACGATGACCCCGGGGGCGATCGCCGGCCCCGTCGTCACGATCGACTTCGACAAGCCGACGTCGCGCAGCTTCACGCAGGAGCTGTTCGAGCGCGAGTTCCGCAAGGTCGGCGCCGGCGGGCCCGACGACTTCTCCCTCACCGGCATCGGCGAGGCGAAGGAGGGGCGGTTCTCGCAAATGAAGCTGGACGTGTCGCGCAACCAGGCCCTCTCGCTGATCGGGTCCGCCGCGAACGCGCCGGGCGTCGACCAGAAGGCCCGTGCGGACCAGTTGAAGGCCCTCCAGGAGATCGTCGCGGGGGCGAAGCGGGCGTTCGACGCCACCCCCGAGCCGGAGCGGCTCGAGGTGTTCGACACCCAGCTCGCGTCCGACACCCGCGAGAAGGCCATGATGGCGATCGTCGCGAGCTGGGTGGCGATCCTGCTGTACCTGTGGTTCCGGTTCGGGAACTGGACGTTCGGCCTCGCGGCGGTGATCTGCCTCGTCCACGACCTGTGCTTCACCATCGGCGCGATCGCCGTGTGCCACTACCTGCACATGATCCCGGGGTTCAGTCACCTCGGCATTGAGGACTTCAAGATCGACCTGACGACGGTCGCCGCTCTGCTCACCCTGGTCGGGTACTCGGTGAACGAGATCATCGTGAACTTCGCGCGGCTCCGCGAGGTGCGCGGCAAGAACCCGCAGCTCACCCCGCAGATGATCAACGACAGCGTGAACCAGACGCTGAGCCGCACCATCCTGACCTCGATGACGGTGTTCCTGGCGTCGATCGTGCTGTACGCGTTCGGCGGCGAGGGCGTCCACCTGTTCGCGTTCGTGATGGTGGTCGGCGTGCTGGTGAGCACCTACAGCTCGATCTTCGTGGCCAGCCCGCTCTTGCTGTTCCTCGGCGAGGGCCGGGACGGCACCGCTACCCCGGACGAGGCCGCCGCGACCGATAAGGAAGAAGGCGCCGGCGCCACGGAAGAGGAAGTGGTCGAAGGCTGA
- the glgC gene encoding glucose-1-phosphate adenylyltransferase: protein MRGVVTVILAGGRGTRLEPLTRDRAKPAVPFGGLYRIIDFTLSNCINSGLRRILVLTQFKSRSLDRHIRYGWGFLSSEMGELVEVLPPQQRIDETWYKGTADAIYQNIYSLERENVEHVLILAGDHIYKMDYGHMIRAHVDRGADVTIGCIPVPLDEVRHFGIMQTAADDRVVNFLEKPKTAPPMPGDAHHALGSMGIYVFKTRLLFELLCQDAAKPDSDHDFGKNIIPQMIASGQKVLAHRFLDQNRKAVPYWRDVGTLDAYYQANMDLVNVEPVLNLYDATWPIRTHQPQLPPPKFVFTGEGAAGHARRGEALDSVVCAGSIVSGGHVRRSILSPRVRVNSYAVVEDSILLDGVDVGRYCRIRKAIIDKDVKLPPYTVLGYDPEFDRKRGFTVTDTGVVVVPKNEPPETFQAPNPLPN from the coding sequence ATGCGCGGCGTTGTGACCGTCATCCTGGCCGGCGGGCGCGGGACCCGGCTCGAACCGCTCACCCGGGACCGCGCGAAGCCCGCGGTCCCGTTCGGCGGCCTGTACCGCATCATCGACTTCACGCTCTCGAACTGCATCAACAGCGGGCTGCGCCGCATCCTGGTGCTGACGCAGTTCAAGTCCCGCAGCCTGGACCGCCACATCCGCTACGGGTGGGGGTTCCTGAGTTCCGAGATGGGCGAGCTGGTGGAGGTGCTCCCGCCGCAGCAGCGGATCGACGAGACGTGGTACAAGGGGACCGCGGACGCGATCTACCAGAACATTTACTCGCTGGAGCGCGAGAACGTCGAGCACGTGCTGATCCTGGCCGGGGACCACATCTACAAGATGGACTACGGCCACATGATCCGCGCGCACGTGGACCGCGGCGCGGACGTGACCATCGGGTGCATCCCGGTCCCGCTCGACGAGGTGCGGCACTTCGGGATCATGCAGACGGCGGCGGACGACCGCGTCGTGAACTTCCTGGAGAAGCCGAAGACCGCCCCCCCGATGCCCGGGGACGCGCACCACGCGCTGGGGTCCATGGGCATTTACGTGTTCAAGACGCGGCTGCTGTTCGAGCTGCTGTGCCAGGACGCGGCCAAGCCCGACAGCGACCACGACTTCGGCAAGAACATCATCCCGCAGATGATCGCCAGCGGGCAGAAGGTGCTCGCGCACCGGTTCCTGGACCAGAACCGCAAGGCGGTCCCGTACTGGCGCGACGTGGGCACCCTGGACGCCTACTACCAGGCGAACATGGACCTGGTCAACGTGGAGCCGGTGCTGAACCTGTACGACGCCACGTGGCCCATCCGCACGCACCAGCCCCAGCTCCCGCCGCCGAAGTTCGTGTTCACCGGCGAGGGCGCGGCCGGGCACGCGCGCCGCGGCGAGGCGCTCGACAGCGTCGTGTGCGCCGGCTCGATCGTCTCCGGCGGGCACGTGCGGCGCAGCATCCTCTCCCCGCGGGTGCGGGTGAACAGCTACGCCGTGGTGGAGGACTCCATCCTGCTCGACGGGGTGGACGTGGGCCGGTACTGCCGCATCCGCAAGGCGATCATCGACAAGGACGTGAAGCTCCCGCCGTACACGGTGCTCGGGTACGACCCCGAGTTCGACCGGAAGCGCGGGTTCACCGTGACCGACACCGGCGTGGTGGTGGTGCCGAAGAACGAGCCGCCCGAAACGTTCCAGGCCCCGAACCCGCTCCCGAACTGA
- a CDS encoding YqjF family protein gives MSRRTFLTARWQNLILANFAIPEELLRPLVPPGCELDRRDGACWGSLVGFQFLGTRVLGIGWPGFRNFPEWNLRFYVSHQGQRGVCFVREFVPQWTVATLARAIYNEPYRAASLSMAVADLSDTLTAHYAVKWQGRVHSLCAVGAKPAVHPAPDSSEHWFKEHAWGFGTSRGGKLIRYEVNHPEWGVYPVREFTFDVDWAALYGPEWAPMNGVQPASVVLAAGSAVAVFPKG, from the coding sequence ATGTCGCGCCGCACGTTCCTGACGGCCCGGTGGCAAAACCTGATCCTCGCGAACTTCGCGATCCCGGAAGAGTTGTTGCGCCCGCTGGTGCCGCCGGGGTGCGAACTCGACCGCCGCGACGGCGCGTGTTGGGGCAGCCTGGTCGGGTTCCAGTTTCTCGGCACCCGCGTGCTGGGCATCGGTTGGCCCGGGTTCCGCAACTTCCCGGAGTGGAACTTGCGGTTCTACGTCTCGCACCAGGGACAGCGCGGGGTGTGCTTCGTCCGCGAGTTCGTACCGCAGTGGACGGTCGCGACCCTCGCCCGTGCGATCTACAACGAGCCGTACCGGGCGGCCAGCCTGTCGATGGCCGTTGCGGACTTGTCCGACACGCTCACGGCGCATTACGCGGTGAAATGGCAGGGCCGCGTTCACTCGCTGTGTGCCGTCGGCGCGAAGCCCGCGGTTCACCCCGCCCCGGACAGTTCCGAGCACTGGTTCAAGGAACACGCATGGGGGTTCGGCACCTCGCGCGGCGGGAAGCTCATTCGCTACGAGGTGAACCATCCCGAGTGGGGCGTGTACCCGGTGCGTGAGTTCACCTTCGATGTGGACTGGGCCGCCCTGTACGGTCCGGAGTGGGCGCCGATGAACGGGGTACAACCCGCCAGCGTGGTGCTCGCCGCCGGAAGCGCGGTCGCGGTGTTTCCGAAGGGGTGA
- a CDS encoding DNA-directed RNA polymerase subunit alpha C-terminal domain-containing protein, with the protein MTESLIDLRALLVEREDFEGGMVGRLREGLAQGGPQVRNLKDILDTLNKRLAVAAPPQQKKVHLKIGVASYFLGHVRSAIDHLNKAEGPLAAFFLGQAHVALGQSRQYSEDQSDTTDHYGEAVKAFERAEKSGYAAQQVQLQRAGVLRLQGHVGESKAILTKLKDAAAHNAEYYYQEGSLAEAEGDTPRAAKYYERAVELEPRHSASLFRLGFLNDQQGNDHEAIGYYERCLKYPPVGKGVLYNLGVLYEDNDMYDKAADCYRRLAKADPRDERAKLFVKDSEASLTMHYSPEDEQLTQANRVVLEIPITDFELSVRSRNCLKRMNIRTLGDLTRVTEPQLLASKNFGETSLDEIRAIMVTKGLRIGQSLDQGQQYEFRYRPQQNLSPEEQATLGKPVSDLNLSVRARKCMNRLNIGTLGELVQRTADELLEAKNFGQTSLTEVRERLQQFNLKLRGD; encoded by the coding sequence GTGACGGAATCTCTCATTGATCTGCGCGCCCTTTTGGTCGAGCGCGAGGACTTCGAAGGCGGCATGGTCGGTCGGCTCCGCGAGGGGCTGGCGCAGGGCGGCCCGCAGGTCCGGAACCTCAAAGACATCCTCGACACACTCAACAAGCGGCTCGCGGTCGCGGCGCCGCCCCAGCAGAAGAAGGTCCACCTGAAAATCGGGGTGGCCAGCTACTTCCTCGGCCACGTCCGCAGCGCCATCGACCACCTCAACAAGGCCGAAGGCCCGCTGGCGGCGTTCTTCCTGGGCCAAGCGCACGTCGCCCTGGGGCAGTCCCGCCAGTACAGCGAGGACCAGTCCGACACCACCGACCACTACGGCGAGGCCGTGAAGGCGTTCGAGCGGGCCGAGAAGTCCGGCTACGCGGCCCAGCAGGTGCAGCTCCAGCGCGCCGGGGTGCTGCGCCTCCAGGGGCACGTGGGCGAATCCAAGGCCATCCTCACGAAGCTGAAGGACGCCGCCGCCCACAACGCCGAGTACTACTACCAGGAAGGCTCGTTGGCCGAGGCCGAGGGCGACACCCCCCGGGCCGCGAAGTACTACGAGCGGGCCGTCGAGCTGGAGCCGCGGCACTCCGCCTCGCTGTTCCGGCTCGGGTTCCTGAACGACCAGCAGGGCAACGACCACGAGGCCATCGGCTACTACGAGCGGTGCCTGAAGTACCCGCCGGTCGGCAAGGGCGTGCTGTACAACCTCGGCGTGCTGTACGAAGACAACGACATGTACGACAAGGCCGCGGACTGCTACCGGCGGCTCGCCAAGGCCGACCCGCGCGACGAGCGCGCGAAGCTGTTCGTGAAGGACTCCGAAGCGTCCCTCACGATGCACTACAGCCCGGAGGACGAGCAGCTCACCCAGGCCAACCGCGTCGTGCTCGAGATCCCGATCACCGACTTCGAGCTGTCGGTGCGGAGCCGCAACTGCTTGAAGCGGATGAACATCCGGACGCTCGGCGACCTCACCCGCGTCACCGAGCCGCAGCTCCTGGCGAGCAAGAATTTTGGCGAGACCTCGCTCGACGAGATCCGCGCCATCATGGTGACGAAGGGGCTGCGGATCGGGCAGTCGCTGGACCAGGGGCAGCAGTACGAGTTCCGGTACCGGCCGCAGCAGAACCTCAGCCCGGAGGAGCAGGCCACGCTCGGCAAGCCGGTGAGCGACCTGAACCTCTCGGTTCGCGCCCGGAAGTGCATGAACCGCCTCAACATCGGCACGCTGGGCGAACTCGTCCAGCGCACCGCCGACGAGCTGCTGGAGGCGAAGAACTTCGGTCAGACCTCGCTGACCGAGGTGCGTGAGCGGCTCCAGCAGTTCAACCTCAAGCTCCGCGGGGACTGA